The Solibacillus sp. FSL W7-1464 genome contains a region encoding:
- the recU gene encoding Holliday junction resolvase RecU, which translates to MVIRYPNGKLYENAPKMENKKESAKSQPAAKEKNKRAVNYSNRGKSLEDDLNETNMFYLHRNMANIHKKPVPIQIVKVDYPARSAAVIKEAYFRTPSTTDYNGVWNGYYIDFEAKETDSKTSFPLKNIHLHQMDHMHSVISQKGIAFFIVRFSTLNRNFVISYHVVAKWFSAMDEGGRKSIPIAVFEQEAIEISEGYVPRLDYLQAVKKLIANNNVCESEEKQRDGK; encoded by the coding sequence ATGGTGATTCGTTATCCGAACGGTAAACTCTATGAAAATGCGCCAAAGATGGAGAATAAAAAGGAATCCGCTAAATCTCAACCGGCTGCTAAAGAAAAAAATAAAAGAGCCGTCAATTACAGTAACCGTGGAAAAAGCTTAGAAGATGACCTAAATGAAACAAATATGTTTTATTTACATAGGAATATGGCAAATATACACAAGAAACCTGTTCCTATACAAATCGTCAAAGTAGATTATCCGGCCAGAAGTGCAGCGGTTATTAAAGAAGCATATTTCCGCACCCCTTCAACGACGGATTATAATGGCGTATGGAATGGATATTACATTGACTTTGAAGCAAAAGAAACGGATAGTAAAACTTCCTTTCCATTAAAAAACATTCACCTTCATCAAATGGATCATATGCATTCCGTTATAAGCCAAAAAGGAATTGCATTTTTCATTGTGCGATTCAGCACACTGAACCGTAATTTTGTCATTTCATATCATGTTGTGGCAAAATGGTTTTCGGCAATGGATGAAGGTGGAAGAAAATCCATACCCATCGCCGTTTTTGAGCAGGAGGCCATCGAAATTTCCGAAGGCTATGTACCAAGGCTCGATTATTTGCAAGCGGTAAAAAAGTTAATTGCAAACAACAATGTTTGTGAAAGTGAGGAGAAACAACGTGACGGAAAATAG
- a CDS encoding molecular chaperone encodes MSKLSRLIEQVEMAQTLLTLQMEREQLRMKVEHLTNLLSVYQKVSLAETKSQVKNACSHMSSTNDENLIHLRTNIL; translated from the coding sequence ATGTCGAAATTATCACGCTTAATCGAACAAGTTGAAATGGCACAAACATTATTAACTTTGCAAATGGAACGCGAGCAATTAAGAATGAAAGTGGAGCATTTAACCAATCTACTCTCAGTTTATCAAAAAGTTAGCTTAGCTGAAACAAAGAGTCAAGTAAAGAATGCCTGTTCGCATATGAGTAGTACAAACGATGAGAATTTGATACACTTAAGAACAAATATACTTTAG
- a CDS encoding YppE family protein, with product MQLVNETNQLIEECDACLHRFQEMRRLDREPDFFNEVKPHVDEVHTRIHEWQQHATNWIESQHPKNLYVQQIDHAADAMEQFVVQSFFKGTSKKRFIQSIQSAQYTLKLLATKIEEGEGGA from the coding sequence ATGCAATTAGTAAATGAAACAAACCAGTTAATAGAAGAATGTGATGCGTGTTTACACCGTTTTCAGGAAATGCGACGTCTGGACAGGGAGCCGGATTTCTTTAATGAGGTCAAGCCACATGTCGATGAAGTCCATACACGTATTCACGAATGGCAGCAGCATGCGACAAATTGGATAGAAAGCCAGCACCCAAAAAATTTATATGTACAGCAAATTGACCACGCAGCTGATGCGATGGAGCAATTTGTTGTACAGTCTTTCTTTAAAGGAACGAGCAAAAAACGGTTTATTCAATCGATCCAATCTGCCCAATACACATTGAAGCTGCTTGCAACAAAGATTGAGGAAGGTGAAGGCGGTGCTTAG
- a CDS encoding DEAD/DEAH box helicase: MLSKKRTISQLVDEWQYDEEMKQNIVAMHTIDEKQAQYADFPSKLHPSIIKALHGRGIGQLYIHQRQAFDYAQQQKHFTAITPTASGKSYCYHLPVLQQILEDRSSRAIYLFPTKALAQDQKSDLNELIELMDEDILSYTYDGDTAPGIRQKIRKAGHIVMTNPDMLHSGILPHHTKWVSLFENLKYIVIDELHTYKGVFGSHVAHVIRRLQRICEFYGSNPIFICTSATIKNPKELAESLTNSKHELIEQSGAPIGKKTFIFYNPPIVHPTFGVRRSAVLEVRDISKRLFEAGIQTIIFAKSRVRVEMLVTYLKSLTSKKIMDESIQGYRGGYLPSERREIEKGLRTGSIQMVVSTNALELGVDIGQLQACIMTGYPGNIASAWQQAGRAGRRQDEALIVYVAQSTALDQYVVQNPSYLLGSSPEEARINPENLLILMEHLKCAAFELPFTMEDTYGEYEVQELLAYLEEEGVLVRTSTKWHWMSDRFPAHEISLRSAAQENVVIIDISTPANTKVIGEMDTYSAMTLLHEEAIYLHQGIQFQVEKLDWEEKKAFVREVDVDYFTDANLAVELKVLSEDKSAPFKNSTVSYGDVSILAIPTIFKKIRFNTHDNIGSGPISIPPMEMHTNATWMSFELPNNWTEEQLTDALTGAAYAMGSFIPLFIHCDRSDVSVVPQVKAIHNEKPTLFIYDSYPGGIGLSERVYDVLLSLLERTAQHVENCPCQQGCPSCIGAQDSLGENKKQVMKVLNILINEMM; the protein is encoded by the coding sequence GTGCTTAGTAAGAAAAGAACGATTTCGCAGCTTGTCGACGAGTGGCAATACGATGAAGAAATGAAACAGAATATTGTCGCTATGCATACGATTGATGAAAAGCAGGCCCAGTACGCAGATTTCCCTTCTAAATTACATCCATCGATTATTAAAGCATTGCATGGCCGAGGCATCGGGCAGCTTTATATCCATCAGCGCCAGGCATTCGACTATGCACAACAGCAAAAGCATTTTACTGCGATTACACCGACTGCTTCGGGAAAATCGTATTGCTACCATCTGCCGGTTTTACAGCAAATTCTAGAAGATCGCTCAAGTCGCGCTATTTATTTATTTCCTACAAAAGCGCTTGCCCAAGACCAGAAATCAGATCTTAATGAACTGATTGAACTGATGGATGAGGATATTTTGAGTTACACATACGATGGAGATACTGCACCAGGCATTCGCCAAAAAATCCGGAAAGCCGGCCATATCGTTATGACAAATCCCGATATGCTGCATTCAGGCATTTTACCGCATCATACGAAATGGGTGTCCCTTTTTGAAAACTTGAAGTATATCGTCATTGATGAGTTACATACGTATAAAGGCGTGTTCGGTTCACATGTCGCACATGTTATAAGAAGACTTCAGCGTATTTGCGAATTTTATGGAAGCAATCCGATTTTTATTTGTACGAGTGCCACAATCAAAAACCCTAAAGAACTGGCAGAAAGCCTGACAAACAGTAAACATGAACTGATTGAGCAATCAGGTGCGCCGATTGGAAAGAAAACATTTATTTTTTACAACCCGCCGATCGTCCACCCTACTTTTGGAGTTAGACGGAGTGCCGTGCTCGAAGTACGCGATATTTCGAAGCGTTTGTTTGAAGCGGGCATTCAAACGATTATTTTTGCGAAATCAAGAGTTCGTGTGGAAATGCTTGTGACGTATTTAAAGTCGTTAACATCGAAAAAGATTATGGACGAATCGATTCAGGGCTATCGTGGCGGCTATTTGCCGAGTGAAAGGCGAGAAATCGAAAAAGGCTTGCGGACAGGGTCGATACAGATGGTCGTCAGTACGAATGCACTTGAATTGGGTGTTGATATCGGTCAATTGCAGGCATGTATTATGACCGGCTACCCGGGAAATATTGCGAGTGCCTGGCAGCAGGCAGGCAGGGCAGGGAGACGTCAGGATGAGGCGCTCATTGTGTATGTAGCGCAATCGACGGCATTAGATCAATATGTTGTCCAAAATCCTAGCTATCTATTAGGAAGTTCACCAGAAGAAGCGCGTATCAATCCGGAAAACCTGTTAATTTTAATGGAGCATTTAAAATGTGCGGCGTTTGAACTGCCATTTACGATGGAAGATACGTATGGGGAATATGAAGTTCAGGAACTATTAGCCTATTTAGAGGAAGAAGGTGTGCTTGTCCGGACAAGCACGAAATGGCATTGGATGAGCGACAGATTCCCGGCACATGAAATTTCACTGCGCTCAGCCGCACAGGAAAACGTCGTCATTATCGATATTTCAACACCTGCCAATACGAAAGTAATCGGAGAAATGGATACTTACAGTGCAATGACTCTTCTGCATGAAGAAGCCATCTATTTGCACCAGGGGATTCAGTTCCAGGTCGAAAAGCTCGATTGGGAAGAGAAAAAGGCATTCGTGCGGGAAGTGGATGTCGACTACTTTACAGATGCGAATTTGGCTGTCGAGCTGAAAGTGTTAAGTGAAGATAAATCGGCACCGTTCAAAAATTCGACAGTAAGTTACGGAGATGTAAGTATTTTAGCTATTCCGACCATCTTTAAGAAAATCCGTTTTAATACACATGATAATATCGGATCTGGTCCGATTTCGATTCCCCCAATGGAAATGCATACCAATGCAACATGGATGAGCTTCGAGTTGCCGAATAATTGGACGGAAGAACAACTGACCGATGCGCTGACAGGGGCTGCCTATGCAATGGGAAGCTTTATCCCGTTATTCATCCACTGTGACCGGTCGGATGTGTCGGTTGTCCCGCAAGTAAAAGCAATTCATAATGAAAAACCGACCTTGTTTATTTATGACAGTTATCCTGGTGGGATCGGTTTGAGTGAACGTGTGTATGATGTTTTACTGTCGCTGCTTGAAAGAACAGCACAGCATGTAGAGAACTGTCCATGTCAGCAGGGGTGTCCTTCATGCATTGGTGCTCAGGATAGTTTAGGAGAAAACAAAAAACAGGTTATGAAAGTGCTGAATATTTTAATTAACGAAATGATGTGA
- a CDS encoding PBP1A family penicillin-binding protein, which translates to MTENRKTREQIKRERQQKNKKSRKPKTSAGKWIKRIVLAIVLIGVIGFLSGAALFGYYVSKAPELDEEALKDPISSEFYDINGELFATIGAEKRNYVKYEDIPQKMIDAIIATEDARFFDHFGVDLWRLGGAVLANFRDGFGAQGASTITQQVVKNSFFTNEKKLERKAQEAWLAVQLERQYSKEEIFEMYFNKILMSGRIHGFGTAAKEFYGKELSELTLAETAQLAGMPQSPNNYNPYKKPDRAEKRRNIVLGLMVQHGKISEAEAEKAKKEEITSGLIPEEERVANSTTKYPAFLDVVLAELEKNKDSELTSEGIKVYTTLDPKAQTIVEDLMNNDSTFPTEEIQAGVAVIDTPTGEIRAIGGGRNYTGEFNYNFAYDMTTRQPGSTLKPLIDYGPAFEYLKWSTGQTTVDEKMTYSGSDQVIGNWDGRYLGAMTVREALYTSRNIPAVKTFREVGPKRAEEFLGNLGIETTEGLTEAEALGGGRVNISPVQMAASYAAFGNNGTYNSPHAITKIVFRDGKTSKSYKQESKKAMSDYTAYMVTDILRDVVSNKRNASAPRAMVSGVDIAGKTGTTNYSSDDFKKYNLKSGSVPDTWFTGYTTNYSIAIWGGYPQRKDPITTWEERWLPQQLFKSIMTDLNEHNPSSSFKQPSSVVSASIVIGSNPLKLANEYTPASQRATELFVKGTEPTEYTEEFVPQNLDSPTGLQASYNDAAQLADVSWSHSSLDGSDEDTDPVTFEVSMKIDGGPATVISTTSATAIQVPNIERGKEYTFTVTAISGDLRSDPASVGLFVEGEQITEPEDPNDSIEDPTETEQPEQPGNGNNNGNNGNNNNNGNGNGNGNNGNDNGNGNGNTVEPDESTPEPPSPTQPSPPTTGGETRPEDSEED; encoded by the coding sequence GTGACGGAAAATAGAAAAACACGCGAACAAATTAAGCGCGAACGTCAACAAAAAAATAAAAAATCCAGAAAACCGAAAACTTCTGCAGGGAAATGGATTAAGCGTATTGTTTTGGCAATCGTTTTAATTGGGGTTATCGGGTTCCTAAGCGGTGCCGCATTATTTGGCTACTATGTAAGCAAAGCACCCGAACTGGACGAGGAAGCATTAAAGGATCCGATCTCATCAGAGTTTTATGATATAAATGGCGAACTTTTTGCAACAATTGGTGCAGAAAAACGAAATTACGTAAAGTATGAAGATATTCCGCAGAAAATGATTGATGCGATTATCGCAACAGAAGATGCACGATTTTTCGATCATTTCGGTGTTGACTTATGGCGACTAGGTGGTGCCGTACTTGCCAATTTCCGAGACGGGTTTGGTGCACAAGGTGCCAGTACAATCACTCAGCAAGTCGTAAAAAATTCATTCTTCACGAATGAGAAAAAGCTGGAGCGTAAAGCGCAGGAAGCTTGGCTCGCAGTACAGCTGGAACGTCAATACAGTAAAGAAGAAATTTTTGAAATGTACTTTAATAAAATCCTGATGTCAGGTAGAATTCACGGTTTTGGTACAGCCGCGAAAGAATTTTACGGAAAAGAATTAAGTGAATTAACATTGGCTGAAACTGCACAATTAGCAGGGATGCCACAAAGTCCGAACAACTACAATCCATATAAAAAACCGGACCGTGCAGAAAAACGGCGTAACATCGTTTTAGGCTTAATGGTTCAGCATGGAAAAATTTCCGAAGCAGAAGCTGAAAAGGCAAAAAAGGAAGAAATCACAAGTGGGCTTATTCCTGAAGAGGAACGTGTAGCAAACAGTACAACGAAATATCCTGCCTTTTTGGATGTTGTTTTGGCAGAACTTGAAAAGAACAAGGATAGCGAACTGACTTCCGAAGGTATCAAAGTCTATACTACGCTTGATCCGAAAGCACAGACAATTGTAGAAGATTTGATGAACAATGACAGCACCTTCCCTACTGAAGAGATTCAGGCCGGTGTTGCAGTCATCGATACACCAACAGGTGAAATTCGTGCGATTGGCGGAGGACGTAACTATACAGGTGAATTCAACTATAACTTTGCCTATGATATGACAACACGTCAGCCTGGTTCGACTTTAAAACCGTTAATTGATTACGGACCAGCATTTGAATATTTAAAATGGTCGACTGGTCAAACTACGGTCGATGAAAAAATGACGTATTCCGGTTCTGATCAGGTCATCGGGAACTGGGACGGCCGCTATTTAGGTGCGATGACTGTGCGTGAAGCACTTTATACATCACGAAATATTCCGGCGGTGAAAACTTTCCGTGAAGTTGGTCCGAAACGTGCCGAGGAATTTTTAGGAAACTTAGGCATTGAAACAACAGAAGGATTAACGGAAGCCGAAGCGTTGGGTGGAGGACGCGTCAATATTTCTCCTGTCCAAATGGCTGCTTCGTATGCGGCATTCGGCAATAACGGGACATATAACAGTCCGCATGCCATTACTAAAATCGTATTCCGTGACGGAAAAACGTCAAAATCATATAAACAGGAATCCAAAAAAGCGATGAGTGATTATACAGCTTATATGGTAACGGATATTTTACGTGATGTTGTCAGTAACAAACGAAACGCTTCTGCTCCACGTGCAATGGTTTCAGGCGTGGATATCGCAGGTAAAACAGGTACAACAAACTACAGCTCGGACGATTTCAAAAAATATAATTTAAAGAGCGGATCAGTACCGGATACATGGTTTACCGGCTATACAACGAACTATTCAATCGCCATTTGGGGTGGTTATCCACAGCGTAAAGATCCTATTACAACATGGGAAGAACGCTGGTTGCCACAGCAATTGTTCAAATCGATTATGACGGATTTAAATGAGCATAACCCGTCTTCATCATTTAAACAGCCAAGCAGTGTCGTATCGGCATCGATTGTAATTGGATCAAATCCTTTAAAACTGGCGAATGAATATACACCGGCATCACAACGTGCAACAGAGCTGTTTGTTAAAGGAACAGAGCCAACTGAGTATACAGAGGAATTTGTCCCTCAGAATCTGGATTCACCTACTGGTTTACAAGCGTCATACAATGATGCAGCTCAACTGGCAGATGTTTCATGGTCACACTCATCACTTGACGGTTCAGATGAAGATACTGACCCCGTTACATTTGAAGTCTCGATGAAAATAGATGGCGGTCCGGCAACGGTCATTTCAACGACAAGCGCAACCGCAATTCAGGTGCCTAACATCGAGCGCGGTAAAGAATATACATTTACAGTTACAGCGATTTCAGGTGATTTACGAAGTGATCCGGCAAGTGTTGGATTGTTTGTTGAGGGTGAACAAATAACAGAACCCGAAGATCCGAATGACTCTATTGAAGACCCTACTGAGACGGAACAACCAGAACAGCCGGGTAATGGTAACAATAATGGAAACAACGGGAACAATAACAATAATGGAAACGGAAACGGGAATGGTAATAATGGCAATGACAATGGAAATGGAAATGGCAATACCGTCGAGCCGGATGAATCTACTCCTGAACCCCCATCACCGACCCAGCCTAGCCCACCGACTACAGGCGGCGAAACAAGACCTGAAGACTCAGAAGAAGATTAA